A single region of the Solwaraspora sp. WMMD791 genome encodes:
- a CDS encoding DUF932 domain-containing protein — translation MAHELETFANGETAFASARLSAWHQLGTVTDSCMTAQEVMSKAWLGGWEVRKIAIQGIEITDKGVTKVDCPDKYMTVRTNPVTGETEYLGVVGEDYSVVQNEQVAETLNLLVDASGAHFETAGSMRKGRSVFVTMKLPSAMRIAGVDDMDLYLAATTSHDGTASLRLDATPVRIVCANTQALAYQRSRSSYTFRHTSNVTSKIAEARQALGLMWKAFDAFESEAEKMINESLTMGEFEKIVAQVWPLADDASDTARNNAKQRTNTLRYLIRDADTQKAIKGTRWAGYQAITEYVDHFAPAKTDLVRATRALTGAGADLKARAFELLAV, via the coding sequence GTGGCACACGAACTCGAGACGTTCGCCAACGGCGAGACCGCCTTCGCCTCCGCGCGACTGTCCGCCTGGCACCAACTCGGCACCGTCACCGACTCCTGTATGACCGCCCAGGAGGTTATGAGCAAGGCATGGCTCGGTGGCTGGGAGGTCCGCAAGATCGCCATCCAGGGCATCGAGATCACCGACAAGGGCGTGACGAAGGTCGACTGCCCCGACAAGTACATGACCGTACGGACCAACCCGGTCACCGGCGAGACCGAGTACCTCGGCGTGGTCGGCGAGGACTACAGCGTGGTCCAGAACGAGCAGGTAGCCGAGACACTCAACCTCCTGGTCGACGCCTCCGGTGCGCACTTCGAGACCGCCGGCTCCATGCGCAAGGGCCGGTCGGTGTTCGTGACCATGAAGCTGCCGAGCGCGATGCGGATCGCCGGAGTGGACGACATGGACCTCTACCTCGCCGCCACCACCAGCCATGACGGCACCGCCTCGCTGCGCCTCGACGCGACCCCGGTACGGATCGTGTGCGCCAACACGCAGGCTCTCGCCTACCAGCGGTCGCGCAGCTCCTACACGTTCCGGCACACCTCGAACGTCACCAGCAAGATCGCCGAGGCGCGCCAGGCACTCGGTCTGATGTGGAAGGCGTTCGACGCCTTCGAGAGCGAAGCCGAGAAGATGATCAACGAGTCGCTGACCATGGGCGAGTTCGAGAAGATCGTCGCGCAGGTGTGGCCCCTCGCCGACGATGCCTCCGACACGGCGCGCAACAACGCCAAGCAACGGACGAACACGTTGCGGTACCTCATCCGCGACGCCGACACGCAGAAGGCGATCAAGGGCACCCGGTGGGCCGGCTACCAGGCCATCACCGAGTACGTGGACCACTTCGCCCCCGCCAAGACCGACCTCGTCCGGGCCACCCGGGCGCTGACCGGTGCCGGAGCGGACCTCAAGGCCCGCGCGTTCGAGCTGCTGGCGGTCTGA
- a CDS encoding HNH endonuclease, with protein sequence MQKKQRWFDEGALVLRSVLERLGRGSDLPAATDYYACPCCLVAYTREALETGELTEEHVPPRVLGGRGLVLTCKDCNNSSGTYFDSHAHRRADTEGFLRGRVTGRYLPATMYADGIPLRGTAHRTGEGIQVFGVPSQNDPKVQAAHFEAMDAYVDSRDPNPRISFTIHGRYSEARARYSWIRSAYLAAFAALGWSYVLRPVMKPITDQLRNPTAEVLPTYMFRDLSAPPELRRILLVDDPDELRCVAVAMGEFVVFLPGLFRPLTWPQLADAFGERRNIDNQLTVILNGKEMSWPHSPTYFLDRSPTVKE encoded by the coding sequence GTGCAGAAGAAGCAGAGGTGGTTCGACGAAGGCGCGCTCGTGCTGCGTTCCGTGCTGGAACGGCTTGGCCGAGGCAGTGATCTCCCTGCCGCCACTGATTACTACGCCTGCCCATGTTGCCTGGTGGCGTACACGCGGGAAGCCCTGGAAACCGGCGAGTTGACGGAAGAGCATGTACCACCGCGAGTGTTGGGCGGCCGAGGGCTGGTGCTTACCTGCAAGGACTGCAACAACAGCTCCGGCACCTACTTCGACTCGCACGCCCACCGGCGCGCGGACACCGAAGGCTTCCTACGGGGCCGAGTGACGGGCCGCTACCTGCCTGCCACGATGTACGCCGACGGCATCCCGCTGCGGGGCACGGCGCATCGGACAGGGGAAGGTATTCAGGTCTTCGGCGTTCCAAGCCAAAATGACCCTAAGGTGCAGGCGGCGCATTTCGAGGCGATGGATGCCTACGTTGACAGTCGTGACCCCAACCCGAGGATTTCCTTCACTATCCACGGCCGATACAGCGAGGCGCGGGCCCGGTACTCCTGGATCCGTTCGGCGTACCTGGCAGCGTTCGCCGCGCTGGGTTGGAGCTACGTACTCCGGCCAGTGATGAAGCCAATCACCGACCAGCTCAGGAACCCCACTGCCGAAGTCCTCCCAACCTACATGTTCCGTGACCTCAGCGCGCCGCCAGAACTCCGGCGCATATTGCTGGTCGACGACCCAGACGAACTGCGGTGTGTGGCGGTGGCGATGGGCGAGTTTGTGGTATTCCTGCCAGGTCTGTTCCGTCCGCTGACATGGCCACAACTTGCTGACGCCTTCGGGGAGCGGCGGAACATCGATAACCAGCTGACCGTGATCCTCAACGGCAAAGAGATGTCATGGCCACACTCGCCGACTTACTTCCTCGACCGATCTCCGACTGTTAAGGAGTGA
- a CDS encoding phage portal protein — protein sequence MDDPESPLFGQPVEPFQAAVDRLWVTDSPDAKFGSFDQTDVKGHLETYGSGVRTLAAIAQLSPHVLLGDLVNLSADALAAAEAATQRKIGEYETIFGESWEQTLRLAALAAGDPESARDLSAQVRWRDTEARSLAAAVDALGKMVTMLAVPAEAAWERIPGVTDQDIERWRGMRRPQTDSPSLPRP from the coding sequence GTGGACGACCCCGAGTCCCCGCTGTTCGGTCAGCCGGTCGAGCCATTCCAGGCCGCCGTTGACCGTCTGTGGGTCACGGACTCGCCGGACGCGAAGTTCGGCAGCTTCGACCAAACCGACGTCAAGGGGCACCTCGAAACCTACGGCTCGGGCGTGCGGACTCTCGCCGCGATCGCCCAACTCAGCCCGCACGTGTTGCTCGGCGACCTGGTCAACCTCTCGGCTGACGCATTGGCCGCCGCCGAGGCTGCCACACAGCGCAAGATCGGCGAGTACGAGACGATCTTCGGCGAGTCGTGGGAGCAGACGCTCCGGCTCGCCGCGCTGGCCGCCGGGGACCCCGAGTCGGCCCGGGACCTGTCCGCGCAGGTCCGCTGGCGTGACACCGAGGCTCGTTCACTGGCCGCCGCCGTGGATGCCCTCGGAAAGATGGTGACCATGCTCGCCGTGCCGGCCGAGGCCGCATGGGAGCGCATTCCTGGCGTCACTGACCAGGACATCGAACGGTGGCGCGGCATGCGACGTCCGCAGACGGACTCGCCCAGCTTGCCGAGGCCCTGA